From Phycodurus eques isolate BA_2022a chromosome 13, UOR_Pequ_1.1, whole genome shotgun sequence, a single genomic window includes:
- the LOC133411796 gene encoding gastrula zinc finger protein XlCGF17.1-like isoform X3 gives MHDVSEKYLRPWQQEPDSLHVKKEEEEEHPLIKEEAEDPHYIKKEPVTTLIKEEEEDDLTALPLYFVPLKSEDEDNGQSEEKREADPPSSSSGQPTTTEGDGEHCGGSHADSDNITCQSPDIDDDHDEDYDDEDYNNDDDDDGDGDEHSEDDMARDNKGWKCSQCGKTGRSKGHLNVHMRRHTGEKHYVCSVCGKSFYDKSSLTTHTRIHTGEKPFVCSVCGKSYSAKASLTMHTRTHTGEKPFICSVCGKSFYDKSSLTSHTRTHTGEKPFACSLCGLRFSHKAPFRRHKKTHTGEKPFPCSVCGKRFTQKGNLKIHTRTHTGEKPFTCSVCGESFSVKSSLISHTRTHTKEKPFVCSVCGLRFSQKGQLGKHKKTH, from the exons atgcatg ACGTCAGTGAAAAATATCTCCGTCCTTGGCAGCAGGAGCCAGATTCCCTCCATGtaaaaaaggaggaggaagaagagcacCCTCTCATTAAAGAGGAAGCTGAGGACCCCCATTACATTAAAAAGGAGCCAGTAACCACCCtgattaaagaggaagaggaggatgatcTCACCGCGTTACCATTGTACTTTGttcctttgaagagtgaagatgaagacaACGGTCAGAgtgaagagaagagagaagcggaccctccaagcagcagctcaggTCAACCCACaacaacagaaggtgatggagagcACTGTGGAGGATCCCACGCCGATAGTGACAACATAACGTGCCAATCTCCTGACATTGATGATGACCATGATGAGgattatgatgatgaggattataataatgatgatgatgatgatggtgatggcgATGAACACTCTGAAGATGATATGGCACGTGACAACAAAggctggaaatgttctcagtgtgggaaaacaggTAGATCAAAAGGGCATTTGAACGTTCATATGAGacgacacactggagagaagcattatgtctgctcagtttgtggcaaaaGCTTCTATGACAAGTCAAGTTTAACCACACACACgagaatacacactggagagaaaccctttgtctgttcagtttgtggcaaAAGCTATTCCGCAAAGGCAAGTTTAACaatgcacacaagaacacacactggagagaaaccatttatctgctcagtttgtggcaaaaGCTTCTATGACAAGTCATCTTTAACAtcgcacacaagaacacacactggagagaaaccttttgcctgctcactTTGCGGTCTAAGATTCTCTCATAAGGCACCTTTTAgaagacacaaaaaaacacacactggagaaaaaccctttccttgctcagtttgtggtaaaagattcactcagaagggaaacttaaaaatacacacaagaacacacacaggagagaaaccttttacctgctcagtttgtggtgaaAGTTTCTCTGTAAAGTCGAGTTTAATAtctcacacaagaacacacactaaagagaaaccttttgtctgctcagtttgtggtctaAGATTCTCTCAAAAGGGTCAATTagggaaacacaaaaaaacacactga
- the LOC133411796 gene encoding zinc finger protein 501-like isoform X2: MCARPAAKYVKEFSGIKEENERQLLDAVCKQPRVVLNTADVSEKYLRPWQQEPDSLHVKKEEEEEHPLIKEEAEDPHYIKKEPVTTLIKEEEEDDLTALPLYFVPLKSEDEDNGQSEEKREADPPSSSSGQPTTTEGDGEHCGGSHADSDNITCQSPDIDDDHDEDYDDEDYNNDDDDDGDGDEHSEDDMARDNKGWKCSQCGKTGRSKGHLNVHMRRHTGEKHYVCSVCGKSFYDKSSLTTHTRIHTGEKPFVCSVCGKSYSAKASLTMHTRTHTGEKPFICSVCGKSFYDKSSLTSHTRTHTGEKPFACSLCGLRFSHKAPFRRHKKTHTGEKPFPCSVCGKRFTQKGNLKIHTRTHTGEKPFTCSVCGESFSVKSSLISHTRTHTKEKPFVCSVCGLRFSQKGQLGKHKKTH; encoded by the coding sequence ACGTCAGTGAAAAATATCTCCGTCCTTGGCAGCAGGAGCCAGATTCCCTCCATGtaaaaaaggaggaggaagaagagcacCCTCTCATTAAAGAGGAAGCTGAGGACCCCCATTACATTAAAAAGGAGCCAGTAACCACCCtgattaaagaggaagaggaggatgatcTCACCGCGTTACCATTGTACTTTGttcctttgaagagtgaagatgaagacaACGGTCAGAgtgaagagaagagagaagcggaccctccaagcagcagctcaggTCAACCCACaacaacagaaggtgatggagagcACTGTGGAGGATCCCACGCCGATAGTGACAACATAACGTGCCAATCTCCTGACATTGATGATGACCATGATGAGgattatgatgatgaggattataataatgatgatgatgatgatggtgatggcgATGAACACTCTGAAGATGATATGGCACGTGACAACAAAggctggaaatgttctcagtgtgggaaaacaggTAGATCAAAAGGGCATTTGAACGTTCATATGAGacgacacactggagagaagcattatgtctgctcagtttgtggcaaaaGCTTCTATGACAAGTCAAGTTTAACCACACACACgagaatacacactggagagaaaccctttgtctgttcagtttgtggcaaAAGCTATTCCGCAAAGGCAAGTTTAACaatgcacacaagaacacacactggagagaaaccatttatctgctcagtttgtggcaaaaGCTTCTATGACAAGTCATCTTTAACAtcgcacacaagaacacacactggagagaaaccttttgcctgctcactTTGCGGTCTAAGATTCTCTCATAAGGCACCTTTTAgaagacacaaaaaaacacacactggagaaaaaccctttccttgctcagtttgtggtaaaagattcactcagaagggaaacttaaaaatacacacaagaacacacacaggagagaaaccttttacctgctcagtttgtggtgaaAGTTTCTCTGTAAAGTCGAGTTTAATAtctcacacaagaacacacactaaagagaaaccttttgtctgctcagtttgtggtctaAGATTCTCTCAAAAGGGTCAATTagggaaacacaaaaaaacacactga